One window of Scheffersomyces stipitis CBS 6054 chromosome 1, whole genome shotgun sequence genomic DNA carries:
- a CDS encoding predicted protein, translated as MSNRTSNTTVEPRGSEVENRENVLLLRRQSVPEHESNPQERTKATQKKKKKKPKVRWTEDVVDNEDMNKKKTKICCIFHPQRNFDDGTDSDHSHSDSDSSSDSSGDERGGHEGSSRGPDGGNDSKKIVDGVKKEPIPNAYEYQPVYKNESKLPPGINDER; from the coding sequence ATGTCGAACAGAACCTCCAATACAACCGTCGAACCTAGAGGttcagaagttgagaatAGAGAAAATGTGCTATTGTTAAGAAGACAATCGGTTCCAGAACATGAGCTGAACCCACAAGAGAGAACCAAAGCGAcgcaaaagaagaaaaagaagaagccaaaggTCAGATGGACAGAGGATGTGGTCGATAACGAAGATatgaacaaaaagaaaacaaaaatcTGTTGCATTTTCCATCCTCAACGAAACTTCGATGATGGAACCGATTCTGACCATTCGCATTCCGACTCCGATTCATCGTCTGATTCTTCGGGAGACGAACGAGGAGGACATGAAGGAAGCAGCAGAGGACCCGATGGTGGTAACGATAGCAAGAAAATTGTCGATGGAGTCAAGAAAGAACCCATTCCCAATGCGTATGAATACCAGCCTGTTTATAAAAATGAATCGAAGTTGCCTCCAGGGATCAACGATGAGAGATGA
- the WSC4 gene encoding beta-1,6-N-acetylglucosaminyltransferase, contains WSC domain-containing protein, whose protein sequence is MYTAVVSALTLNSCSNSNLGTFQSTYQYNSIGYCSDNCRNAGYAVAILQSYSCWCSNSVPADTVDLSNCQVKCPSYDLEDCAQAGFYGYFLV, encoded by the coding sequence ATGTACACAGCTGTGGTCTCGGCATTGACTCTTAATCTGTGTTCTAATTCGAACTTGGGAACTTTTCAGTCTACATATCAGTACAACTCAATTGGGTATTGCCTGGATAATTGCCGTAATGCAGGCTACGCTGTGGCTATACTCCAAAGTTATTCATGTTGGTGCTCAAACTCCGTACCAGCTGATACCGTAGATTTGTCCAATTGCCAGGTTAAGTGTCCAAGCTACGATTTAGAGGATTGTGCTCAAGCAGGTTTCTATGGCTATTTCCTTGTT